In one Bactrocera tryoni isolate S06 chromosome 5, CSIRO_BtryS06_freeze2, whole genome shotgun sequence genomic region, the following are encoded:
- the LOC120779146 gene encoding huntingtin-interacting protein 1-like: protein MELTHKERTEMKKHMSKVLSGKEKPFDGLRARTIVLLTHRTNGAEVFLKMTQSQPLRMNRYTAWKYCNLLHTALRHGTPQILELMQQPPQQQLLYALSNYWAYHTDALCACILEYLQLLLHKISFHQNYAFFTGALEADITKEWDLDLCFQLCTDIFDYLDHLLTLQQAIFSSLTLQQLAVATPETLCRLQPLINIAAECSILYDQASNAMATVCGKLPPIDVMGLCNRFYALYQRLRGFYCSLQQAKIILKMESVPELSTTVPDFLAFSNSSTCGRQPTAPPVWQVE from the exons ATGGAGCTCACGCACAAAGAACGCACGGAAATG AAAAAGCACATGAGCAAAGTGCTCAGCGGCAAGGAGAAGCCCTTCGATGGCCTACGCGCCCGCACCATTGTGCTGCTCACGCATCGAACTAACGGCGCAGAAGTTTTCCTGAAGATGACTCAGAGCCAGCCTCTGCGCATGAATCGCTACACCGCTTGGAAATACTGCAATCTGTTGCACACGGCCTTGCGCCACGGCACCCCACAAATACTCGAGCTGATGCAGCAGccgccacaacaacaattactGTATGCATTAAGTAACTATTGGGCCTATCATACGGATGCTCTATGTGCTTGCATACTCGAGTATTTACAATTGTTGTTGCACAAAATCAGCTTCCACCAGAACTATGCATTCTTCACCGGCGCTCTGGAAGCCGACATCACCAAGGAGTGGGATCTGGATCTGTG TTTTCAGTTGTGCACCGACATCTTTGATTATTTGGACCATTTGCTTACGCTGCAACAAGCCATCTTTTCGAGCTTGACCTTGCAACAGCTCGCTGTGGCCACACCCGAGACACTGTGTCGCCTGCAACCGCTCATCAACATCGCCGCCGAATGCAGCATTCTATATGATCAGGCATCTAATGCAATGGCCACTGTTTGTGGCAAGTTGCCGCCTATCGATGTGATGGGCTTATGTAATCGCTTTTATGCGCTCTATCAGCGCTTACGTGGCTTCTACTGCTCGCTGCAGCAGGCGAAGATTATACTGAAAATGGAATCTGTGCCGGAATTGTCCACGACCGTGCCGGATTTCTTGGCATTTAGTAACAGTAGCACTTGTGGCAGACAACCGACCGCACCGCCAGTGTGGCAAGTGGAGTAA